A single window of Columba livia isolate bColLiv1 breed racing homer chromosome 16, bColLiv1.pat.W.v2, whole genome shotgun sequence DNA harbors:
- the LOC102089477 gene encoding DEP domain-containing mTOR-interacting protein isoform X1, whose translation MESLSNSLKKKATEQHYRAEVMIAGEQLRLRLHDGKLIKDRRYHLRTYPNCFVAKELTDWLIDHKEAPDRETGIRLMQKLMDHYIIHHVCDEHSDYKDAKLLYRFRKDDGTFPLSKDVKVFMRGQSLYEKLVSVEDSILKVREENSVKYQRTFLACEMIDWLVQEGEVENRKEAVELGRALLEHGIIQHVSNRHHFFDSDLLYQFWTNFRRRRRLTELLNENSSRALSESPDSPFCLRKLNPDPGNTSFLSVQTNKEIKIVSAVRRSSITSLAGNSSPYFSAAPMLVFPPVAECNPKSVLKRPITNEELLSPGAPYIKKTLTIVGDAVGWGFVVRGGRPCHIQAVDPGGPAAAAGMKVCQFVFSVNGMYVLHLDYQTISSLIMTGPRTLVMEVMEAVE comes from the exons ATGGAGAGCCTGAGCAACAGCCTGAAGAAGAAAGCCACGGAGCAGCACTACAGGGCAGAGGTGATGATTGCTGGAGAGCAACTGAG GCTTCGCCTCCATGATGGGAAGCTCATTAAGGACAGACGTTATCACCTCCGAACGTACCCAAACTGCTTCGTGGCCAAGGAGCTCACAGACTGGCTGATTGACCACAAAGAAGCACCAGACCGAGAGACGGGCATCCGCCTCATGCAGAAGCTGATGGACCACTACATCATCCACCATG TCTGTGATGAGCACTCGGACTACAAGGACGCCAAGCTGCTGTACCGCTTCCGCAAGGACGACGGGACCTTCCCGCTCAGCAAGGACGTGAAGGTGTTCATGAGAGGGCAGAGTCTGTATGAGAA GCTGGTGAGCGTGGAAGACTCAATTCTGAAGGTGAGGGAGGAGAACTCGGTGAAGTACCAGAGGACTTTCCTGGCCTGTGAGATGATCGACTGGCTGGTTCAGGAAGGAGAAGTGGAGAACCGAAAGGAAGCGGTGGAGCTGGGACGGGCACTACTGGAACACGGGATCATTCAGCATG TCTCCAACAGGCATCACTTCTTTGACAGTGACCTGCTCTACCAATTCTGGACCAACTTCCGACGCAGGCGGCGTCTCACAGAGTTACTCAACGAGAACTCTTCTCGTGCCCTGTCTGAGAGccccgacagccctttctgccTTCGCAAGCTCAACCCAGACCCAGGCAACACCAGCTTTCTCTCTG TCCAGACCAACAAGGAGATCAAAATTGTCTCAGCGGTTCGAAGGAGCAGCATCACTTCCCTTGCTGGAAACTCAAGCCCCTATTTCAGCGCTGCTCCTATGTTGGTGTTCCCTCCTGTGGCTGAGTGCAACCCCAAATCAG TGCTAAAGAGACCCATCACCAATGAAGAGCTCCTGTCCCCTGGGGCCCCCTACATCAAGAAGACACTAACC ATTGTGGGGGATGCAGTGGGCTGGGGCTTTGTGGTCCGAGGAGGAAGACCTTGCCACATCCAGGCGGTGGACCCAGGaggacctgctgctgctgcagggatgaAG GTGTGccagtttgttttctcagtCAATGGTATGTACGTTTTGCATCTGGACTATCAAACCATCAGCAGCCTCATCATGACAGGACCTCGAACTCTCGTGATGGAAGTCATGGAAGCTGTTGAATGA
- the LOC102089477 gene encoding DEP domain-containing mTOR-interacting protein isoform X2 — protein sequence MESLSNSLKKKATEQHYRAEVMIAGEQLRLRLHDGKLIKDRRYHLRTYPNCFVAKELTDWLIDHKEAPDRETGIRLMQKLMDHYIIHHVCDEHSDYKDAKLLYRFRKDDGTFPLSKDVKVFMRGQSLYEKLVSVEDSILKVREENSVKYQRTFLACEMIDWLVQEGEVENRKEAVELGRALLEHGIIQHVSNRHHFFDSDLLYQFWTNFRRRRRLTELLNENSSRALSESPDSPFCLRKLNPDPGNTSFLSVQTNKEIKIVSAVRRSSITSLAGNSSPYFSAAPMLVFPPVAECNPKSVLKRPITNEELLSPGAPYIKKTLTIVGDAVGWGFVVRGGRPCHIQAVDPGGPAAAAGMKDLELS from the exons ATGGAGAGCCTGAGCAACAGCCTGAAGAAGAAAGCCACGGAGCAGCACTACAGGGCAGAGGTGATGATTGCTGGAGAGCAACTGAG GCTTCGCCTCCATGATGGGAAGCTCATTAAGGACAGACGTTATCACCTCCGAACGTACCCAAACTGCTTCGTGGCCAAGGAGCTCACAGACTGGCTGATTGACCACAAAGAAGCACCAGACCGAGAGACGGGCATCCGCCTCATGCAGAAGCTGATGGACCACTACATCATCCACCATG TCTGTGATGAGCACTCGGACTACAAGGACGCCAAGCTGCTGTACCGCTTCCGCAAGGACGACGGGACCTTCCCGCTCAGCAAGGACGTGAAGGTGTTCATGAGAGGGCAGAGTCTGTATGAGAA GCTGGTGAGCGTGGAAGACTCAATTCTGAAGGTGAGGGAGGAGAACTCGGTGAAGTACCAGAGGACTTTCCTGGCCTGTGAGATGATCGACTGGCTGGTTCAGGAAGGAGAAGTGGAGAACCGAAAGGAAGCGGTGGAGCTGGGACGGGCACTACTGGAACACGGGATCATTCAGCATG TCTCCAACAGGCATCACTTCTTTGACAGTGACCTGCTCTACCAATTCTGGACCAACTTCCGACGCAGGCGGCGTCTCACAGAGTTACTCAACGAGAACTCTTCTCGTGCCCTGTCTGAGAGccccgacagccctttctgccTTCGCAAGCTCAACCCAGACCCAGGCAACACCAGCTTTCTCTCTG TCCAGACCAACAAGGAGATCAAAATTGTCTCAGCGGTTCGAAGGAGCAGCATCACTTCCCTTGCTGGAAACTCAAGCCCCTATTTCAGCGCTGCTCCTATGTTGGTGTTCCCTCCTGTGGCTGAGTGCAACCCCAAATCAG TGCTAAAGAGACCCATCACCAATGAAGAGCTCCTGTCCCCTGGGGCCCCCTACATCAAGAAGACACTAACC ATTGTGGGGGATGCAGTGGGCTGGGGCTTTGTGGTCCGAGGAGGAAGACCTTGCCACATCCAGGCGGTGGACCCAGGaggacctgctgctgctgcagggatgaAG GACCTCGAACTCTCGTGA